The nucleotide sequence ACTAAAATCGGAATCATAACCGGTGGGTTAAGTTCAAAACCATCTGTGGATAGGCTTATGGGCTATAAAAAAGCTATGGCCTTCAGTAATTTACCCGTGGAGGAAAGCTTAATATACCATGGGGATTACAGAATGGAGAAGGCCTACACAATTACCAAGGAGATTCTGGAAAAGCCGGACCGTCCTACTGCCCTTGTCATATGCAGCAATATGATGACCTTGGGGGCAGTAAAGGCAATTCACGATTCAGGTAAAAAGATACCGGAGGATTTAGCCATAATCGGCTTTGACAAAATACAGGCCTTGGACTTATTGGGCTTTAACATAAGCTATGTAGATGATTTTCCGGTAGAACTGGGCAAAGAAGCGGCAAATATGCTGCTGCAGCTGGTGGAACAGGAGGACAGTAAAGGAATAAGAGAAGTAACTATTAGTCCCACTGTTGTATTAAAGGGTTCAGAAAAGTATTTAAAATAAAAAATTATCAAAGAAAGGATGTCGAGTTAAATGAATTTAGCAAAATACATAGACCATACAATATTAAAACCGGAGGCTACGGAAGAGGCAGTAATAAAGCTTTGCAAAGAGGCTAAGGAATACGGTTTCGCCTCTGTTTGTGTAAATCCATATTATGCTTCCCTTGCAGCTAAAGAATTGATGGATTCAGATGTTAAGGTATGTGTGGTAGTAGGTTTCCCCTTGGGAGCTAATACAAAGGAAGTAAAGGCCTTCGAAACAAACCAGGCCATAGAACACGGTGCAGAAGAAATAGATATGGTTATAAATATCGGTGCACTTAAGGATAAAAAATATGATGTGGTAAAAGCAGATATCGAAGCAGTAGTTAATGCAGCAAACAAGAGAGCTAAGGTAAAGGTAATAATTGAAACCTGTCTACTAACCGATGAGGAAAAGGTACAGGTTTGTGCCATCGCCAAGACCGCCGGAGCAGACTTTGTAAAGACATCCACAGGCTTTTCCAGCGGCGGAGCTACCGCTGCAGATGTAGCCCTGATGAGAAAAACCGTAGGCCAAGACATGGGCGTAAAGGCTTCCGGTGGAATAAGAGACTACAAAACAGCTATGGAAATGATCAATGCAGGAGCCAACCGCTTGGGCTTGAGCGCAGGAATTGCGGTAGTTAAAGGCGAAGAAGCTGCAGGTGGAGATAAATACTAATTACTCATTAAATATTAGTGAAGCTCAGAGAAGGAGAATGCAGTATGAGGATGTATGATTTGATCATTAAGAAAAGAAATGGTCAGGAGCTTAGTACAGAAGAGATAAATTACTTTATTGAGAACTACACAAAGGGGAACATACCGGATTATCAGGTGTCTGCCTTAATGATGGCTATTTATTTTCAGAAGATGAACATGAGAGAAACCTCGGCTCTGACCATGGCTATTGTCAATTCAGGGGATGTATTGGATCTTTCAAAGATAGAGGGTATAAAGGTAGATAAGCACAGCACCGGCGGTGTTGGGGATACTACTTCCCTGGTGCTTACACCTATGGTGGCAGCGCTGGGAATACCGGTGGCTAAAATGTCCGGAAGAGGACTTGGCCATACCGGAGGAACTATAGATAAGCTGGAGTCCTTCAAGGGCTTTTCTGTAGAGATAACTGAAGATCAGTTTATAAACAATGTAAATACAATAAAGCTGGCTATTATGGGCCAGACTGCAGATTTAGCCCCTGCAGATAAAAAACTCTACGCCTTAAGAGATGTTACCGGTACTGTAGACAATATTTCACTGATATCTTCAAGTATAATGAGCAAGAAGATTGCGGCCGGAGCTGATGCCATAGTTCTGGACGTTAAGGTTGGAGACGGAGCCTTTATGAAGTCCTATGAGGAGGCAAAAGAACTGGCCCAGGCTATGGTGAGCATAGGTAAGAATGTAGGCAGAGA is from Clostridium thermarum and encodes:
- a CDS encoding pyrimidine-nucleoside phosphorylase — encoded protein: MRMYDLIIKKRNGQELSTEEINYFIENYTKGNIPDYQVSALMMAIYFQKMNMRETSALTMAIVNSGDVLDLSKIEGIKVDKHSTGGVGDTTSLVLTPMVAALGIPVAKMSGRGLGHTGGTIDKLESFKGFSVEITEDQFINNVNTIKLAIMGQTADLAPADKKLYALRDVTGTVDNISLISSSIMSKKIAAGADAIVLDVKVGDGAFMKSYEEAKELAQAMVSIGKNVGRETIAVISDMDQPLGLAIGNALEVREAMDTLVGKGPQDLLELCLTVGSQMVLLAKKAASVEEARQMLLKTIEDGSAIRKFKEFITAQGGSAEQVDNPDLLPKAKYVVEVKSDRAGYVTKINAQSLGLIAMELGAGRATKEDVIDLAVGVVLNKKRGDKVEVGETIAYIHANDESRIEKAKKDILKNYVISPEAARNIPLIYDVIR
- the deoC gene encoding deoxyribose-phosphate aldolase, with the protein product MNLAKYIDHTILKPEATEEAVIKLCKEAKEYGFASVCVNPYYASLAAKELMDSDVKVCVVVGFPLGANTKEVKAFETNQAIEHGAEEIDMVINIGALKDKKYDVVKADIEAVVNAANKRAKVKVIIETCLLTDEEKVQVCAIAKTAGADFVKTSTGFSSGGATAADVALMRKTVGQDMGVKASGGIRDYKTAMEMINAGANRLGLSAGIAVVKGEEAAGGDKY